In one Acidimicrobium ferrooxidans DSM 10331 genomic region, the following are encoded:
- a CDS encoding EscU/YscU/HrcU family type III secretion system export apparatus switch protein: protein MARQEGTEEPTPRKLERARKEGMVARSVDLVSFVVLLIASFALPLAVRDASVRIGDVAAAAWSGAIPATSAGALRFLGTGLDLVVQLVGPVAVVAVVIVAVGNLAQVGLRFVPKRLRPRAETFSPAANLRRIFSAQPGIEVAKAIVKLVATAAVAAAIVSSSIDAMAQGASSPLAAADAAAGASLELVRVVAVLGVVLGIVDLVRQRRSLRRRLRMTRHEVRDELREHEGDLAVKARRRRLAREFVRRAMLADVAQADVVVVNPTHVAVALRYDPRRDRAPTVVAKGLDHLAMTIRERARAARVPIVEDPPLARVVYVASRVGEPIPASLFLVVARLLAFVYRLPSLARSFDSRHVTRSDDIPVDLAARAWSLLADEIDTQGDVHAGRER, encoded by the coding sequence ATGGCGCGCCAGGAGGGCACCGAAGAGCCAACCCCGCGAAAGCTCGAGCGGGCGCGCAAGGAGGGGATGGTCGCGCGCTCGGTCGACCTCGTCTCGTTCGTCGTGCTCCTCATCGCGTCGTTCGCCCTCCCGCTCGCCGTGCGCGATGCGAGCGTGCGCATCGGCGACGTCGCGGCCGCAGCGTGGTCGGGCGCGATCCCCGCCACGAGCGCCGGGGCGTTGCGCTTTCTCGGCACCGGTCTCGATCTCGTGGTCCAACTGGTCGGGCCGGTCGCCGTCGTTGCGGTGGTCATCGTCGCGGTCGGGAACCTTGCCCAGGTCGGGCTGCGCTTCGTCCCGAAGCGACTCCGACCACGCGCCGAGACCTTCTCGCCCGCGGCCAACCTGCGTCGGATCTTCTCGGCCCAACCCGGGATCGAGGTCGCCAAGGCGATCGTCAAGCTCGTCGCGACGGCGGCCGTCGCGGCTGCCATCGTCTCCAGCAGCATCGACGCCATGGCTCAGGGTGCATCCTCACCGCTTGCGGCGGCGGATGCCGCCGCTGGTGCCTCTCTCGAGCTGGTCCGTGTCGTCGCGGTCCTCGGGGTCGTCCTCGGCATCGTCGACCTCGTGCGCCAGCGTCGGTCGCTGCGGCGCAGGCTGCGGATGACCCGCCACGAGGTACGTGACGAGTTGCGCGAGCACGAAGGAGATCTCGCCGTCAAGGCACGCCGCCGGCGCTTGGCGCGTGAGTTCGTTCGACGGGCCATGCTCGCCGACGTCGCCCAAGCCGACGTGGTTGTGGTCAATCCGACGCACGTGGCCGTCGCGCTGCGTTACGACCCTCGCCGTGATCGTGCTCCGACCGTCGTCGCTAAGGGCCTCGATCACTTGGCGATGACCATACGCGAGCGTGCGCGTGCCGCTCGGGTGCCGATCGTCGAGGACCCCCCGCTCGCGCGCGTCGTCTACGTCGCCTCTCGTGTCGGAGAGCCGATCCCTGCATCGCTGTTCCTCGTCGTCGCGAGGCTCCTCGCGTTCGTCTATCGACTGCCGTCGCTGGCGCGCTCGTTCGACTCACGCCACGTGACCCGTTCCGACGACATTCCGGTCGATCTCGCCGCTCGGGCCTGGAGTCTGCTCGCCGACGAGATCGATACTCAAGGCGACGTGCACGCGGGCCGAGAACGCTAG
- the fliQ gene encoding flagellar biosynthesis protein FliQ, which produces MNDAAVLQIARTALEVATLVAGPVLAVALLVGLVVALAQTLTQIQEATLSFVPKLAAIALVLLFTGHWMLQELTTMTTQLYSQIPHLVQTL; this is translated from the coding sequence ATGAACGATGCTGCTGTGCTCCAGATCGCGCGGACGGCCCTCGAGGTCGCCACGCTCGTTGCCGGACCGGTGCTCGCCGTTGCGCTCCTTGTCGGGCTCGTCGTCGCGCTGGCACAGACCCTGACCCAGATCCAGGAGGCGACCCTCAGCTTCGTGCCCAAGCTCGCTGCCATCGCCTTGGTCCTGCTCTTCACGGGGCACTGGATGCTCCAGGAACTCACGACGATGACGACCCAGCTCTACAGCCAGATCCCCCATCTCGTGCAGACGCTCTAA
- a CDS encoding flagellar biosynthetic protein FliR, translating into MQISLQLGSVLAFLIATAHALGFVVIAAPFALATVPRTAQLALAVGMGMAGAAIHTALPATTPALIGQLAWAAATGALIGFVALAAISIGSQAGSFIGLLGGFVTPPSLTPLAFGEVPVTGDLYGMIWAVLFFVSGADVVVLRGFYLASDASVHLANTATVIVQSVTLTFAAGLEVAAPVIAVMFFAQIVAAVLTKVAPQLQPLGFLFPLEILLSLIMMVVSLPVIPHLFDAGVRLLLAAERDLGA; encoded by the coding sequence GTGCAGATCAGCCTCCAGCTGGGCTCCGTACTCGCGTTCTTGATCGCGACCGCGCACGCGCTCGGCTTCGTCGTCATCGCCGCGCCGTTCGCGCTCGCGACGGTGCCGCGCACGGCTCAACTCGCGCTCGCGGTGGGGATGGGCATGGCTGGCGCAGCGATCCACACCGCCTTGCCGGCGACGACGCCAGCGCTCATCGGCCAGCTCGCCTGGGCAGCAGCGACCGGTGCATTGATCGGATTCGTGGCGCTCGCTGCGATCAGCATCGGATCGCAGGCGGGGAGCTTCATCGGCTTGCTGGGTGGCTTCGTCACGCCTCCCTCGCTCACGCCGCTCGCGTTCGGCGAGGTCCCGGTCACCGGCGACCTCTACGGCATGATCTGGGCGGTGCTGTTCTTCGTCTCCGGCGCCGACGTCGTCGTGCTCCGCGGGTTCTATCTCGCGAGCGACGCGAGCGTCCATCTGGCCAACACGGCCACCGTCATCGTGCAGTCGGTGACGCTCACCTTTGCGGCCGGCCTGGAGGTGGCCGCACCGGTCATCGCGGTCATGTTCTTCGCCCAGATCGTGGCGGCGGTCCTCACGAAGGTCGCGCCGCAGCTCCAGCCGCTCGGCTTCTTGTTCCCGCTCGAGATTCTGTTGTCGCTCATCATGATGGTCGTCTCGCTGCCCGTCATCCCGCACCTCTTCGACGCTGGGGTGCGTCTCCTGCTCGCTGCCGAGCGTGATCTCGGGGCCTGA
- a CDS encoding flagellar biosynthesis protein FlhA, which translates to MALAVPVGIAVIVIMLVVPMPSQLLDVLITANLTFALIVLGLTLRVRDPLDFSAFPSVLLVATMFRLALNVSATRLVLLHAYAGSVIEAFGHFVVGGSVVVGLVVFAILFIIQFVVITNGAGRVAEVGARFTLDAMPGKQMAIDADLNAGHISEAEARARRARIAREADFYGAMDGASKFVKGDAVAAAVITLINLIGGFIVGIVEHHLSVSQSIDTYSLLSVGDGLVSQIPALLLSISTGLMVTRSANDADFGLDLLRQIAHEPVAIQLAGGVIGALGLLPGLPMVPFVLVGGSVFAVGWRLRSRSASHVGSGDEPVVTESEAVPDALAADVVGVELLELQLGFELLDVLDPARGGDLLTRVKGLRRKLAGELGFLLPPVRTHDSLDVGPDEYRILIQDQVVGTGRIPRGRVLAMGQGLESLPGEAAVDPVFGLAACWIPPEAKTQAQVLGATVVDRSSVIVTHLAEVVRRHADELLTRQQVKEMLDALRQAAPVVVDELVSSQLPLGELQRVLRDLLAERVPVRNLAAIVEAVVDRARQTHEPDALLEAAREALGGAIGTRFATGGKLPVAYLVPELELRLVESLVSVDGRRSLGIAHEELRALRAEVAEAKQRAEAQGLDLVLVTMGAIRRPLWAVLARTPAELPVLALGEIGSSVDVVQMGVIGGVQQPAAL; encoded by the coding sequence ATGGCGCTCGCCGTGCCGGTCGGCATCGCGGTCATCGTGATCATGCTGGTCGTGCCGATGCCGTCGCAGCTCCTCGACGTCTTGATCACGGCCAACTTGACCTTCGCGTTGATCGTGCTGGGACTGACGCTGCGCGTGCGAGATCCCCTCGACTTTTCGGCGTTCCCCTCGGTCCTGCTGGTGGCCACCATGTTCCGGCTCGCGCTGAACGTGTCCGCGACCCGTCTGGTCCTGCTGCACGCCTATGCGGGCAGCGTGATCGAGGCCTTCGGCCACTTCGTCGTCGGCGGGTCGGTCGTCGTCGGACTCGTGGTCTTCGCCATCTTGTTCATCATCCAGTTCGTGGTCATCACGAACGGTGCCGGTCGCGTCGCGGAGGTGGGGGCGCGCTTCACGTTGGACGCTATGCCGGGCAAGCAGATGGCGATCGACGCGGATCTGAACGCCGGTCACATCTCGGAAGCCGAGGCACGTGCACGTCGGGCGCGCATCGCTCGCGAGGCGGACTTCTACGGGGCGATGGACGGCGCCTCGAAGTTCGTCAAGGGTGATGCCGTCGCGGCCGCCGTCATCACCTTGATCAACCTCATTGGCGGCTTCATCGTGGGCATCGTGGAGCACCATCTCTCGGTCTCGCAGTCGATCGACACGTACTCGCTCCTGTCGGTCGGTGACGGCCTGGTCAGCCAGATCCCGGCACTCTTGCTCTCGATCTCGACGGGCCTCATGGTGACTCGGAGCGCGAACGACGCGGACTTCGGCCTCGACCTCCTGCGCCAGATCGCCCACGAGCCCGTGGCCATCCAACTCGCTGGGGGGGTGATCGGCGCGCTCGGTCTCTTGCCGGGGCTCCCCATGGTGCCGTTCGTCCTGGTCGGTGGCTCGGTCTTCGCGGTCGGGTGGCGGCTTCGGTCGAGGAGCGCGTCGCACGTGGGGAGCGGCGACGAGCCCGTCGTCACCGAGTCAGAAGCCGTGCCGGACGCGCTCGCGGCCGACGTCGTCGGCGTCGAGCTCCTCGAGCTCCAGCTCGGCTTCGAGCTCCTCGACGTCCTCGATCCGGCTCGAGGCGGGGACCTGCTGACGCGGGTGAAGGGCCTGCGGCGCAAGCTCGCCGGGGAGTTGGGCTTCCTCCTGCCACCGGTGCGTACCCACGACTCCTTGGACGTCGGTCCGGACGAGTATCGGATCCTCATCCAAGATCAGGTCGTCGGTACGGGTCGGATTCCCAGAGGGCGTGTCCTCGCCATGGGCCAGGGCCTCGAGTCCTTACCGGGGGAGGCCGCCGTCGATCCGGTGTTCGGTCTTGCAGCGTGCTGGATCCCCCCGGAGGCCAAGACGCAAGCCCAGGTGCTCGGCGCGACGGTCGTCGACCGATCGTCGGTGATCGTGACGCACCTCGCCGAGGTGGTCCGGCGCCACGCTGACGAGCTTCTCACGCGCCAGCAGGTCAAAGAGATGCTCGATGCGCTCCGCCAGGCAGCGCCGGTGGTGGTCGACGAGCTGGTGTCGTCGCAGCTCCCACTCGGTGAGCTCCAGCGAGTCCTTCGCGACCTGCTCGCCGAGCGGGTGCCGGTGCGCAACCTCGCCGCCATCGTGGAGGCGGTCGTCGATCGCGCGCGTCAGACACACGAGCCCGACGCGCTGCTCGAGGCTGCACGCGAGGCGCTCGGCGGTGCCATCGGGACGCGCTTTGCGACCGGCGGCAAGCTGCCGGTCGCCTACCTCGTGCCCGAGCTCGAGCTTCGCCTCGTGGAATCGCTCGTGAGCGTCGACGGACGCCGGAGTCTCGGCATCGCCCACGAGGAGCTCCGAGCACTGCGTGCCGAGGTCGCCGAGGCCAAGCAGCGCGCCGAGGCACAGGGGCTCGACCTCGTGCTCGTCACGATGGGAGCGATCCGTCGGCCGCTGTGGGCGGTCCTTGCCCGTACGCCGGCGGAGCTCCCCGTGCTCGCGCTCGGTGAGAT